The nucleotide window AACTGATTTTTCCCCAAAATTATCCAGCTTCACAAAGCCCCTTAATACATCCAAACTGCCCGTCACCCTCGGATTTGTCAACGAACCTTTTGTTTGAGCATCAAGATTTATTACGGCATTGTATTGTGAGGTATTTGCTACCCTAAAACTTTTTGCCCGCATATTGATATTCATATCCCCGGGTACCAGCTGCTCTAAAGCCACCGTACCATTGGCATTAAACGTACCATTTCCACTTTGAGCTACCAACCGAGAAAGTCGTAATTGATCAGGAGTAAAAGTAATTTCTGAGTTTATATTATCTATTGTAATACCTGCTGGTACCAATCTAAAACGCCCTTTATTCAACGACAGATTTCCATCCGTTTTCAGATCATCCATCGTCCCTTTCACCTGTACGTTTCCATTTAAACGTCCCCGCACATCCCGAAGCAGAAGAGGATCTACAAAATCGTTAATTGCCCGTAAGTCAAAATCATTCGTTTCTATATCTATGGCAATACGATCTTTTTGTTCTGGAAGACCTACCTCAAATGTCTTCATATCAATAAATAGCGGAAATTGAGCATTAATTTCTGCTGCAGGCTGGTTTAACGACATCACTGTAGCATCCATAGATAATACTTCATCCACATGCCGGTAATTCGCTCCAGCCGTAATAGAATCGATAGCTACCCCAGAAAGTACCGCATTTTTGAGGCTCACATCCGCATCAAATTCAGGATCTCCGGCCGTACCTCCCAAGGTTCCCCAAAATGATAATATACCCTGCGTTTCTGTTTCAATAGCTTCATCAAATAAACTGTTAAATCGTTCAATAGAAATATCCCATACTCGCAAATCCCCCGATATAGGTTCATTAAAAAAAGCCTCCTCAAACTCTTGGGGATCACCCAATTTAAATGGCAAGTTTGCATCTCCGCTCATCAATTCTTCGCCCTGATCTTTTAAGGATAGGGTCCCCTCTAATCGTTCCTCTGCAACGCTCGCTGATACTAAGAGCGAATCAAATCCTCCCCCTTGAAATGACACTTCCGAAAGCAAAGCATGACCGCTTGCTTGTAAGTCAGTCCCTTTACGATCGATGTTAAATTGTCCTGAAAGAACACCGTCAAAATAGGTATTGCCAAAAAAGCTACTTTGAATCACAGATACATTAAGCCCCTGTCCCTTCACAAATCCCTGTTGTTCATCAGCACTCAAAGTAGGAATTCCCATCTCTAAAAAAGCCCCATCACCCGATGATATCCGCAAGGTATCCAACTGTAAACGTTCGTTTTGATACTCCAATCCAAAAGACTCTTCAAGCGTAAGAGTCCGATAGTCACTAATAAAATTCAACTCATTGGTATTTATGGAAATAGCATCAGGTGCTATATCATAATCGCCAGACTGTTCAATTCTTCCCTCTGTAGCACTTGATAACTGGAAATTATACTGCCCCCTGGCCGTGCTATCTAAATAACTACCCTGGGTTTGAATTTGTAGATTCTGGAGGGGTACCCCCGAAAAAGAGGGTTGCTCCAGCTCTACATCAGTATGATAGCTAAGTGTATCACTGAGATGGATATCAACAGAACCTTTTGCACGGTCGGTCATAAACAACGTATTATAAGCCACATTGCTTAAATCGACATTGCCTAAAAAATGTAAATCCTGATTATCTATAGGACGCAAAGTCCCCGTTATATTGCCCTCGGCTCGCAGTGTATCAACATAGGCCAACGGAGCCAGTACTGATAAATCTTTCACGTCCAAGTCCAAGAATAGTTCATTCTGTTCGTCATATAAATCCAACATATTTAACCGAAGGCTAAACGCCCCGTCGCTGATGCCGCTTTGCAGCCGAGCACTATCAACCTTGGCAACACCATCACGAATACCAAAATCTGCTGAGATAGTATCTAATAGCTCACCATTAATAATGGACGAATCGACTTCTACAGACGATTGCAACTGCATATTGGCGGGATCAAAACCGGTTCCCCTTCCCTTGAACTGACCATTTATAGCTGTACTAAAATTCTGCTGCTCAAGGAACATGCCAAGATTAAAATTCTCCGTTTTTAGCTGGTAGGTATACGAAGGCAAATCATCCAGACCTTGCAATGAGGCAACCATCTCAATAAAGCTATCCCGGATTTTCATCTGACCATCAGCGCTAAAGGTATTGCTGCTAACTTGTCCTTTAACCCGAGCATTCGAAAGCTGGTACCCCAACATACCTCCCTCTTCCATTTCCAACGAATAATCCCAAGGTTGCTGGGCGGGATACCAACCCGGGCCGCTTGCTTCTACTTTAAAGTTCAGCTTACCATTGTAGGTCGTATCCTGTACCCAATAGCCGGGATTAATATTCTCACCAGTGATATTAGTTTTTAACTTTGGGTTATCTACCCAGATGTTTGCAGCCTTAATATCAGCCGTAACATGCTGCTGGCCTTCCGTTGCAGTAAGCCCCAGTGCTATTGACTTGTTTTCCATATTTGCATTTCCAGACAGTTGCTGCAAGCGATACGGTTCATATATAATTTCCTTGGCTGAGAAACTCATTTTTCCTGCACTGTTATCCAAATCACCAAGATTGACTTGACCATCAAATGTCAGATTAAACTGATCCAATCGCGGATAGGTTGAATCAGCCAGTAACGTTGCCAAATCCACCTTTGAAGCCGACGCAGTCACCTCTTGCACAATGAACTCTGAAGGCCATGCGAAACGACTCTCGAGGCTAAACGCTTCAAGCCCCTCGGCCTGCATAGCCAATGATAGAGTAAACTGCTCAGGATTTCCCTGCATCGACAAGGAGACACTTACATCCTCACGCAGGGGATACTCGTCCATAATCGCTCTTATATCTTGCCAGTAAATAGGATTCGACTGAATATCAAACTGTATACTGGTATCAGAAACGGAAGCAAATCCATCGGCCTCTACCACCGACTTTCCAGTTGCCAGCATAAGCTGCTCAAGGGTTACGCGCTGCTCCTTTGCTGCTGCCGACGCTTGGAATGCAATACCTTGGTCAATATTGGTTTCGTTGATATAAAAAGCTAAATCCCGCAACTCCAGGTTGTAATCGTTACCATCAAATCCAAAACTACTCGCTACATCTAATTGATCGATTGTATAATGCGAACCTATTGGCAGGCTATCAGATTCTACGGAAACATTCCCCTCATTTAACCCAAAGTCCTGGACTTGGAATTTCATCATTGGTGAGGCCGTTGTATCGGATGATTCAACAACCAGACCTTCTACATTCCAGTGTCCCTCATGCTGCCTCAGATTAACATGCGGACGATAAACCTGTAACTCCGATACTTCAATCTCTCCCCCTAAGAGGGTTAAAACATTATATCTTGTGTGGATAGAATCGATAGTTGCAATCGTATCCTGTTGCTGCAAAGCAATGCCCGAAAGCGTCACTTCTTTCCATAGATCCCCAGACAATCGCTCAATGGAAAAATCTGCATTGAGCTGACTATTGGCCATATCTACAATAAAAGTACGGGCATAGTTTTGAACGAATTCTGTTTTCAGAGAAAGACGCAACACCAATCCCAATACCAACACCGCAAAAAATACCCACAGGAAGCGCATTCCCCACTTTTTGAAACCACTATGTTGATTGTTTTGCTCGCTCATTAAAATGCTTGACCTATGCTAAAATGAATACCAATACGCTCCCATTTGCCACCGTAATCAGTACCTTGATAAATGTTCAAATCTCGCTCGGTGGGATTTAATTTATATCCCACATCGATGCGTACTGGTCCGATGGGCGATTGATAACGAAATCCACCTCCGACACCAAATTGAACAGGCCGCCTGCGAATACGTGCAAACGTCTCCCAAAGCTGTCCCCCATCAAAAAAAGCGGCCATCCCAAGCCCATCAATCAAAAAATTCAATTCTTGGCGTAGCTCTATATTAAATCCGAACATGGCACTTCCACCACGCGGCACATATTGTTCAAAGCCTGTACTGTCGGTTTGAGCATTCTTCGGCCCCAGCTGATTACGGTACCAACCCCGTACCGAGTTCGTTCCTCCCAGGTAATATCGAATATTGCTGGGCAATGAATCAGATTTAGCACTAAATATGGCCCCACCCTTTAGACGAGTAGCCAACATAGTTGAGTTTCCAAGACGAGTAAAACGACGAATATCTGCCGATAGTTTTTGGAAGCTATAAGAAGCAAAACCAAAAAATCCAGAAAGTTCAAAATAAGGCTGAATAACCCATCCTTCTTGCTGACGGCCGTACCCCTGGCTGTAATATCCACTCAGCTGCAGGGAGGATAAGTCATATTCCAGTGTAGAATCCGGCAAGGTGGTATCAAAACTACGTGACAGCTCTTGGTTTTTGGTAAATTCATGGGAGGCCGATGCCGTCAGATTCTGGCTATAACGATAAATAAAACTGTTCGTAACACCAGCCCTAAACAGTTCGTAATTACTTTCTAACATGTGCTGACCAAAAGGTGAAATAACCACACTGCTCTTGGTATTATAGACATAAGGAAATAAATAATTGATTGTTGCAAATTGTTCAATAAACGAAGCCCGTGCCGTCGCATTAAACCGGTGTGCCCGGTGACCTACATTACGATGTGTCCAGCTAACCTGTCCGCGTAACTTGTCTTCGGTCCCAAAACCGGCTAACAGTTCTACCGATCGTTTTTCATTTTCACGAACACGCATTATCAAATTCAGGGTTGAATCTTTGGGCTGATCAGGAATACTTATAGTTGCAAACCGAAATAGATGGTGGTCAAAAATCTGCTGCTGAGCCTCCTGCAATTTGTCCATACTATATCGTTCTCCCCTCTTTAAATCAGCTTCGAGCATCACATAATCTTTGTCAATACTCTCGATCCCTTCCACCTCCACCGAGTCAATATATGTTCGTGGTCCCAAATCAGATTGGATGGTAACATTTGCCGTTAATGCTGTGGAATCAATATCAGCCTTAATATTGACCTCCGCATACGCATACCCCATATTCTTAAGAACATCCGTAAATCGTCCTACCACCTCCGGCTCTTTAATCATTTCATAGCGATTATTTTTTTGGTACGGGTGATCCCGTTGTGTTCTTTGATAAGCTGAACTTGCTCGAACATCTTTAACATGTTGCGTCGCTCCCTCAACCTCATATACTAAATCTGCTATCCGGATTGGCAACTGTTCCTTAACCCTAAAAGTAACTTCCTTTTTCCACTCTTTATTTTTTGTTTGAATACTATAATTGACCTTCACATTAATGAACCCTCGACGTTGATAATAATTTCGAATCCGTATTACATCACGTTTTATCTCCTGCTCATCCAGCTCAAATCCCGTTTTATCCCAAAACTTCAACTTTTCCCCAAAACCGGGCGCCTCAGTAGCGACTTGGTTTTTAAGCACCATATTGGAATACGTTTTATTCCCTTCGAAGGTAACCTCCCACACTTGCGGATGAACCTCACTCCCATTATTAGCACGTTGTGCAGTAGTTGTAGTCACTCCCGCTACCATACAAATGGTGAATAGCAGTACATATTTTTCCAAGCCCAATAGCCGCACGTGGTTTTATCTGTGATTGAATTTTTATGTTTCGATATGATCAAACAGGATAACCAATAATAACATTTATTGATCTTCAAACGAAGTCTATCATTCTTTATTCCCTGTATCAAAAAATGATTTTAAGCATTTTGAATAGTACTTTCGATACCAAGAATAAAGTAAAACTATTAAACGTAATTCATGGCAACATTCAATAAGATTCTGCATGCTTTAATTTTCTTTTCGTTCCTTATATTGTTCTGGGGATGCTCAACCTCTGGCGAATTTTCGGGCTACTCATATGATCCCGAAGGAGTAACAGAAACCTCAGATAAAGAAACAAACCCCCATTATACCCGTGTTATTGGCGTAAATGATGGGAGCATATGGGTAAGCAATGATTTTCCGGGTGCTCGGATGAATGACTTCTATCAAGTCAACGACTCACTGTATCGCGTTACCATCAATCCCGAACGCGATGCTATTAATAACAGCCCGTGGTATGCTTTTCAAATTTGGAGCACCCAACCCGATACTATTGATCTACAACTAACATACGAACACGGCACCCATCGATACCTGCCCAAGCTAAGTAATGACGGCAAACACTGGCAAGCCATAGACAGCACCAGTTTTTCAACTGATACAACAAATGGAACTGCTACATTAACGCTTAATCTCAAAAAAAAACCGCTTTGGGTATCGGCTCAAGAACGCTACACCGCGGATAAATACCAACAGTGGTTCGATTCGCTATCACAAAAGCCATTTATAACGCCAGATACCGTCGGCTTTTCGCACAATAACCATCCTATTGTAAAACTAAATATCAGTAATACAGATACCAGCAAGCCACGTGGTGTTATGATTATTACCGGCCGCTTGCATCCTCCTGAAGTAACGGGAGCTC belongs to Fodinibius sp. Rm-B-1B1-1 and includes:
- a CDS encoding translocation/assembly module TamB domain-containing protein — protein: MSEQNNQHSGFKKWGMRFLWVFFAVLVLGLVLRLSLKTEFVQNYARTFIVDMANSQLNADFSIERLSGDLWKEVTLSGIALQQQDTIATIDSIHTRYNVLTLLGGEIEVSELQVYRPHVNLRQHEGHWNVEGLVVESSDTTASPMMKFQVQDFGLNEGNVSVESDSLPIGSHYTIDQLDVASSFGFDGNDYNLELRDLAFYINETNIDQGIAFQASAAAKEQRVTLEQLMLATGKSVVEADGFASVSDTSIQFDIQSNPIYWQDIRAIMDEYPLREDVSVSLSMQGNPEQFTLSLAMQAEGLEAFSLESRFAWPSEFIVQEVTASASKVDLATLLADSTYPRLDQFNLTFDGQVNLGDLDNSAGKMSFSAKEIIYEPYRLQQLSGNANMENKSIALGLTATEGQQHVTADIKAANIWVDNPKLKTNITGENINPGYWVQDTTYNGKLNFKVEASGPGWYPAQQPWDYSLEMEEGGMLGYQLSNARVKGQVSSNTFSADGQMKIRDSFIEMVASLQGLDDLPSYTYQLKTENFNLGMFLEQQNFSTAINGQFKGRGTGFDPANMQLQSSVEVDSSIINGELLDTISADFGIRDGVAKVDSARLQSGISDGAFSLRLNMLDLYDEQNELFLDLDVKDLSVLAPLAYVDTLRAEGNITGTLRPIDNQDLHFLGNVDLSNVAYNTLFMTDRAKGSVDIHLSDTLSYHTDVELEQPSFSGVPLQNLQIQTQGSYLDSTARGQYNFQLSSATEGRIEQSGDYDIAPDAISINTNELNFISDYRTLTLEESFGLEYQNERLQLDTLRISSGDGAFLEMGIPTLSADEQQGFVKGQGLNVSVIQSSFFGNTYFDGVLSGQFNIDRKGTDLQASGHALLSEVSFQGGGFDSLLVSASVAEERLEGTLSLKDQGEELMSGDANLPFKLGDPQEFEEAFFNEPISGDLRVWDISIERFNSLFDEAIETETQGILSFWGTLGGTAGDPEFDADVSLKNAVLSGVAIDSITAGANYRHVDEVLSMDATVMSLNQPAAEINAQFPLFIDMKTFEVGLPEQKDRIAIDIETNDFDLRAINDFVDPLLLRDVRGRLNGNVQVKGTMDDLKTDGNLSLNKGRFRLVPAGITIDNINSEITFTPDQLRLSRLVAQSGNGTFNANGTVALEQLVPGDMNINMRAKSFRVANTSQYNAVINLDAQTKGSLTNPRVTGSLDVLRGFVKLDNFGEKSVETVRLDTLEEVGPSVSVYDSLALDMDIGFNERFFIQNERYLEMEVELAGELDLAKKSGEDLQLFGSMNAASGYARPFGKEFDIEEGVVTFSGNPENPQVNIRSRYEPPQTQEEIVIWYIIEGTVEDPKFRYESQPPMELENIISYTLFGQPFYALDSWKQVVASSGSNTTAADVALDVLLDRVEALATRQLGIDVVKIDNTRAGGETGTSITTGWYLNPKVFFAIQNVITGSTPETGFLLEYMLRKDLKLILRQGNNIRQGVDLRWNYDY
- a CDS encoding BamA/OMP85 family outer membrane protein translates to MRLLGLEKYVLLFTICMVAGVTTTTAQRANNGSEVHPQVWEVTFEGNKTYSNMVLKNQVATEAPGFGEKLKFWDKTGFELDEQEIKRDVIRIRNYYQRRGFINVKVNYSIQTKNKEWKKEVTFRVKEQLPIRIADLVYEVEGATQHVKDVRASSAYQRTQRDHPYQKNNRYEMIKEPEVVGRFTDVLKNMGYAYAEVNIKADIDSTALTANVTIQSDLGPRTYIDSVEVEGIESIDKDYVMLEADLKRGERYSMDKLQEAQQQIFDHHLFRFATISIPDQPKDSTLNLIMRVRENEKRSVELLAGFGTEDKLRGQVSWTHRNVGHRAHRFNATARASFIEQFATINYLFPYVYNTKSSVVISPFGQHMLESNYELFRAGVTNSFIYRYSQNLTASASHEFTKNQELSRSFDTTLPDSTLEYDLSSLQLSGYYSQGYGRQQEGWVIQPYFELSGFFGFASYSFQKLSADIRRFTRLGNSTMLATRLKGGAIFSAKSDSLPSNIRYYLGGTNSVRGWYRNQLGPKNAQTDSTGFEQYVPRGGSAMFGFNIELRQELNFLIDGLGMAAFFDGGQLWETFARIRRRPVQFGVGGGFRYQSPIGPVRIDVGYKLNPTERDLNIYQGTDYGGKWERIGIHFSIGQAF
- a CDS encoding M14 family metallopeptidase; translated protein: MATFNKILHALIFFSFLILFWGCSTSGEFSGYSYDPEGVTETSDKETNPHYTRVIGVNDGSIWVSNDFPGARMNDFYQVNDSLYRVTINPERDAINNSPWYAFQIWSTQPDTIDLQLTYEHGTHRYLPKLSNDGKHWQAIDSTSFSTDTTNGTATLTLNLKKKPLWVSAQERYTADKYQQWFDSLSQKPFITPDTVGFSHNNHPIVKLNISNTDTSKPRGVMIITGRLHPPEVTGALGAETFINELSSDTELARDFRNNFEILAYPFANPDGVQQGHWRYNARGVDLNRDWEHFNQPETRAIRNDLLPLKNDSLRKVYYGIDFHSTDENLFYPINREEKTFPDDFTYQWIDSLKQEFPKYPIEVEPFPPNSPITKNWIFHTFGADAVTYEISDNAPRDSMHTVTRESARIIMKQLLEEKQKH